Proteins from a genomic interval of Rosa chinensis cultivar Old Blush chromosome 2, RchiOBHm-V2, whole genome shotgun sequence:
- the LOC112190263 gene encoding uncharacterized protein LOC112190263 has protein sequence MDPLKRRLDTGEWKSIVNNSIKIYNAHKNRKGRKVIQWKNLAGIPEQKNDKTCGYFIMRYMKEIVEDKNFDFSMKWGTRSNLVYTVNDIDEIRAEWAEHVLKFPEN, from the exons ATGGATCCACTTAAAAGGCGACTCGATACTGGGGAATGGAAATCTATTGTCAACAA ctccattaaaatctataatGCTCACAAGAATCGGAAAGGAAGGAAAGTAATTCAATGGAAGAATCTTGCT GGTATTCCGGAGCAAAAAAATGACAAGACGTGTGGATATTTCATTATGCGTTACATGAAAGAAATTGTGGAGGACAAGAACTTCGATTTTAGTATGAAG TGGGGAACGAGGTCAAATTTGGTTTACACAGtcaatgatattgatgagatcCGAGCGGAATGGGCTGAGCATGTTTTGAAGTTCCCAGAAAATTAA